In Myxocyprinus asiaticus isolate MX2 ecotype Aquarium Trade chromosome 8, UBuf_Myxa_2, whole genome shotgun sequence, a single genomic region encodes these proteins:
- the LOC127444849 gene encoding uncharacterized protein LOC127444849, translating into MEKMCCVSIHLLIGVFLGLTNAIENEAMTTITTMEPTTAPVSMPHDNTTKFKDMSEYLEGNFTSSNTANSTFPSQNTTVKYTTSAEDSGSPTPPTSKNPQTSNDTTPVLPTNTTSKTAKTTRTSKTLATTTIVPEPSYGSAYIIILIIIAVFITGIIVYFCLQKNTREDAQIPLSTVDGEVFDSTSVKDMQTFSPVESSIPLKGPEPVKDDEKPRGEKETADVQTGHRENSQVKENPKAEELTVVDLTDRELAISTKTSMESLDEPLNENNSNNSRFEVNDYGHEFTEICLDGLL; encoded by the exons ATGGAAAAAATGTGCTGCGTGTCTATTCATCTCCTTATTG GTGTCTTTCTTGGCCTGACTAATGCTATTGAAAATGAGGCAATGACCACGATAACCACCATGGAACCCACCACTGCTCCAGTTTCAATGCCTCATGACAACACAACCAAATTCAAAGACATGTCAGAGTACTTAGAAGGCAACTTTACCTCTTCAAACACTGCAAACTCCACTTTTCCCTCTCAAAACACCACTGTTAAATATACCACTTCAGCTGAAGATTCAG GTTCTCCCACTCCTCCTACCTCAAAAAATCCTCAAACCAGCAATGACACCACACCAGTTCTACCAACCAACACAACTAGCAAGACTGCAAAAACCACCAGAACCAGCAAAACTCTGGCAACCA caaCTATAGTACCAGAACCTAGCTATGGATCAG CTTACATAATTATCTTGATTATTATTGCTGTGTTCATCACTGGGATAATAGTTTATTTCTGCCTTCAAAAGAACACCAGG GAAGATGCTCAGATCCCACTCAGCACAGTGGATGGAGAGGTGTTTGACTCCACATCAGTGAAAG ACATGCAAACATTTAGTCCTGTTGAGTCCAGCATACCATTAAAGGGCCCTGAACCTGTGAAGGATGATGAAAAGCCTAGGGGAGAGAAAG AAACTGCTGATGTTCAAACAGGACACCGTGAGAACTCCCAGGTCAAAGAGAATCCAAAAGCAGAGGAGCTCACTGTGGTAGATCTGACTGATAGAGAGCTGGCCATATCTACCAAGACATCAATGGAATCCCTAGATGAGCCTCTCAATGAAAACAATAGCAACAATTCAAGATTTGAAG tCAATGACTATGGCCATGAATTCACTGAAATCTGTCTTGATGGCCTACTCTAG